The Malus sylvestris chromosome 3, drMalSylv7.2, whole genome shotgun sequence genomic sequence ATGATGACACTAAACCATGCACAATTGCACAATATATAGGTCATATATTGACAATATAACGATTAATGATGACATATCAACCAATAATGATTCTTATTTAAGAAGTTTTAGTAGATTTTTACATGCTGCTTTAAATGCCTTCTTTCATTCCTAAAATACTAATGAACATTGGTTGTGCAGCCCATGCAGACTAATGTGCACAACCACCCTTGAGGCATTTTGTGAAAAATTTGGAAAGCAAACGGTTGCGTAAAAATTCAAAGTGACAACTCTTTAATTTTAAGGCTCTTTTAAGGTCTTCAACAGAAGTTTCAATCTATAATTGAGACATGTCATGAGAAAACTGTAGGTTTTCGCTATTTTACACACACTCAAGAGATTTATGTAAATAATTATATAGTTCGGTTTCGATTGTTGTAAAGCGAATTTGTGTTAAGATTTAGTAAACCAATTAAGGTAGGTATTTAGAATGATCGTAATaatcatataaaaaaatttgtccaaATATACCAATTTCAATTGGAAAGCTCAAGAGGAGTAGAAAAGCTTGAAGCTTTaacctagagagagagagatgggtgaTTTTAGGGAATGAAGAAGGAGATGGGTGGATATATAGAAGGAATAAGGAAGAGAAATACACTATCCAATTTCATAAAGGGAGAGTGTCGTTGGAATTGTTATTATGGACAATTTTGTTATTTCGCATAAAAAAAGACCAAATAGAAGTTTTTTACAATATAAATCATTTCAACAACCAAATGACAAAAAATGATCAATTCAGAgaatttcccttttttgatTTATTTGAAACATgtctaacatttttttttagctAGTGTGCTTCTTAGAAAATCGCACCATAGCAGTCTAATTAACAATGACGCTTCGTAGGCACACAAAACTGATCGCACTGTCAACCACCTCTCGAATGTAGGGGTGAGACTCACATACAATAATATGAGACACCTCTACTGAAGATGTGATCAACAATACAATCAGTTTTGTGTATCTAATCGGCGTTATTATTTTACTCAAAGATTGTTGTACAAACTAACATGTGTATTACTTCACAGCTCAAGCGTTACTGTAATTTTTTATCTGCAAGCTAATGCAAAGTCTGTTGTGGACCTGTTGTTTGAGGTGGTTTTGTTTGAAGAGAGAAACAGTTTCTTATCTATGTCCTACTCCCACACATAGACCACGCCGACTCTGTATAACTTGCCATTCTCATGCATATTTGCGTGATTTTTGTTAACTAAAGTGTCTAATTCATGTGAATTACCAAATGGgggtttaaaattaaattaaagccCTCTCAAGGAAAGGTTTGTGATCACCCTATGTTGCCCTATTTTTTAACTTTAAGAACATGAATTATGGGATTTACGTTACTCCAATCCTATTCTAATCCCTATACAACTTCAACATATCTGTTTGGATGATGGGAGAGTGGTGTAAAAAACAGAAGTTCAATGTCCTACTGGGAGAAATGATTGTGTGTGACTGTTACATCACGTGACATGCCGATGTGGTATTATTAATTTACGGAGTAATATTGATTGCTAACTCAACCCATCATATATAAGTTTTTGCATCATGTATTTTTGAGTTAATTTTCTAGGCAAATTATGGGCATCTCATGCTATTTGCAAGGACTTGTCCCATAGATACTGGGAGTATTCCACGTAACGTTGTACTAACATTTTACATGCATTAGAACTTGATCGTGCATGGTTTTCTATCACGTAATGcaccagaagaaaaaaattaaaataaacgaAAGCACAACAGCTTCACATGTATCAGCAAACTTAAACAAGAATCATGGACTTGTACCACCCTTTAAACCCCTAAAAACCAATAGATCCATGGCTTGGTTAATTTGCAGGACCAAAAGAATAATTTGGGGAAATTAATCTCTTTGCCATCATCCTTCAAAATGTGTTCCCCACCTATCGCAACCTCTAGCACAAAACAGAAACCTTTACCTCTTGGAGCTTTATGCAAAGCCGTAGCTATTTCAGGAGTAACCCTATTGTTTTTCTACATATTTTTGTTTGATAAATCATCAGTAAACTACCAATTACCTTCAAATCTCTTCAAAACCTTGAAAGAAAGTTTTCCAGCGGCTACAAGTCCCCTCAGAAGTTCCCCTCCTACCAATCTAAGACACATTGTTTTCGGAATTGTTGGCTCCATGAACACATGGAAGGCGAAAAGGCCATACATTGAAGTGTGGTGGCGATCTAATGTCACCCGAGGATACCTTTTTTTAGACAGAGCTCCTACGCCGGAGTTTCTACCTTGGCCTTCGTCTTCTCCTCCTTTTCGAGTTAATGAGTACTTCACTAGATTGAAAGGTTACCCGCAAGTTCGTAAGCTAGTCCAAGTACGCATAGTACGTACAATCTTGGAGACATTTAGAGAGGGTGACAAAGATGTGCGATGGTATGTAATGGCGGATGACGATACTGTCCTCTTGGTTGATAATTTAGTTGAGGTTCTAGAAAAGTACGACCATGAAAAGTACCACTACATTGGTATGAATTCGGAATGTGTCAAGTCTAACTTCGATTTTTCGTTCAATATGGCATTTGGCGGCGCTGGTTATGCTCTGAGTTACCCGTTAATGGCAGCAGTGGCAACAAAGTTGGACGGGTGTATTGAGAGATATCCATACATCTGGGTCAGTGATTTTATGTTGCAGTCATGTTTAGCTGACTTAGGAGTCGCTCTAACTCAGGAAAAAGGGTTTCATCAGGTAATCAATCACCTTTCCACGATCATTATATAACTGGTTATTGCAGTTGGCTGACAAATCTTTGAGAGAACAACTAGGCTATTTGCACACAAGTATTTTATTAACTATAAAAAGTTTGATGAACGAGGGCTAATATTTGGACCACATTTACTGAATACGTTGATAATCACCCTTTTAATACAAGTGAGTCTCACATACATAGTGGAATCGGCTACCATTAGAGAGGTTGTTTGGCGGCCTATATTTTAGTCATGTGCTTTATTGTTGATTGAAACATAGGCCGCCAATTCAAAGTATTTTTTTAGGCTTACAGATATGAAATTTGAGATTTCGAACCCAAGGATTTAACGTTAATGTTTGTAATTACAGATTGATCTCCATGGTGATATATCAGGTCTTTTGTCATCTCATCCAGAGTTTCCTTTCCTCTCCCTCCACCACCTTGACACCATAAACCCAATCTTCCCCTCCATGAACCGCTCCGAGTCCATTAACCACCTCATGAAGTCAGCAAAAGTTGACCACTCTCGTCTGCTACAACAAA encodes the following:
- the LOC126617074 gene encoding uncharacterized protein LOC126617074, translated to MCSPPIATSSTKQKPLPLGALCKAVAISGVTLLFFYIFLFDKSSVNYQLPSNLFKTLKESFPAATSPLRSSPPTNLRHIVFGIVGSMNTWKAKRPYIEVWWRSNVTRGYLFLDRAPTPEFLPWPSSSPPFRVNEYFTRLKGYPQVRKLVQVRIVRTILETFREGDKDVRWYVMADDDTVLLVDNLVEVLEKYDHEKYHYIGMNSECVKSNFDFSFNMAFGGAGYALSYPLMAAVATKLDGCIERYPYIWVSDFMLQSCLADLGVALTQEKGFHQIDLHGDISGLLSSHPEFPFLSLHHLDTINPIFPSMNRSESINHLMKSAKVDHSRLLQQTICYHRPSNWSFSISWGYSAHIYETIIPRSILRRPLETFRPWVHNARAPLYMFNTRWPSNNPCEAPHVFFFESIYQNNTIEGRQTVTTTYSRASQRGLPPCSSSGNHSADFISKIQVQSLPAKRLEVSFFDSLYCLSFSARGIDCCDIVYEPDINTAQVIYRACMDGEIIA